A stretch of DNA from Noviherbaspirillum sedimenti:
CGCGTGTTCAAGTCGCTCGGTGGTGTAGCTGTCGAGTACATCGGCCTCGAGCTTGCCTTCCAGGATGGCGTTCAGACGCCAGCCCAGCGCTACGGCATCACGCACACCCGCGCACATGCCTTCGCCGGCGAATGGCGGCATCAGGTGGGCAGCGTCGCCGGCGATTGCGCAACGTCCCTTGTTCCAGTTTTTTGCCCAGCGTGCCTGGAAGCGATAAACCGCACTGCGTTCGAGCTCGGCGTTTTCTGGCGTCATGCCCCATGGCTCCAGCAGCGCCCAGGCGCGTTCAGGCGTCTGGATCTCGTCGGCCGATTCGCCTGGCAGAACCATGAATTCCCAGCGGCGCCGGCCCGGGCCGCCTGGGACAATGGTGGTGGGACGCTTGGGATCGCACAGCTGCCACTGTGCGGGCTGCGCATCGTATTTCTCCGCAGGGATCATGTCCAGGATCAGCCAGTCGAAGAAGTAGCCGTTGTCCTGGTTTTCGATGCCCAGTGACTGTCGTACGAAACTGTTTGCCCCGTCGGCGCCAACCGCAAATTTGGCGCGCAGGGTGGATGCTTCGCCGCCGGCCGACTGGCCTTCCATCGGGGTGCGCCGCAGTGACAGCGTGACCCCTTCGTCGTCCTGTGCCAGCCCGACGCCTTCCCAGCCGCGGATCTGCGTGACATTGGGGATGGTGTCTACGATCGACGTCAGGCGTGCCTCGAGATCTGGCTGGTTGAACCAGTAGCGCACGCGCCAGCCGGATGCCGACTTGCTCTGCCAATCGACGATCTGCAGGGTTTCGCCCTGCACGTTCTTCCAATAGTAGAGCTCATCATGGTAGGTGATGGCCGGATCTTTCTCGGAATCAATTCCCAAGCTTGCCAGGATGCGCGCGATCTCATGGTCGAAGGTCACCGCTCGCGGACGACAGTACGCTTGCGGCCAGCGTTCGACCAGCGTCACTCGCTTGCCCTTCTGGCCAAGCAGGATGGCAAGTAGCGTACCCACTGGGCCCCCGCCGACAATGGCTACGTCCGTATCAAACGAATCTGCGTAATTCATGGTTGTCTCCTCAAACGCTAATCATGGAAAGGCGATGATCCCGTTCGCCGCGGTTCCTGAAATGCATCGGATCCACAGGGAAACGTGATATTTCTGGTGTGAATATCTGTCATCACCGTTTTAAGAATATACGTCATATCTGAATAATCGTCAACTACGATCTATGTTCATTTTTCTGTTTTTTATGCGCACGATGCCTGTCGTGCCGATGGTCATACATGCAACTGCTTGCGCATCCTGGCCACGAACGGACGTTCGCATCGGCTTAATTCGAATTAGAATGATCGTCATTACTGAATCTGGAGTACTAATGAGCTCATCGGGAACTGAAATTGAGGTGGAGGGACGGGTTGCACGCAGGCGTCGTCGAAACCGCGAGGCGTTGATCAGCGCGGCTTGCACCGTGATGGCGGAGAAGGGTATCGATGCAGCGACGATGCTGGAGATCGCTCAGCTCGCCGATGTGGGCGCGGGCACGGTTTACAACTACTTCAAATCGAAGGACGAGCTGGCCATCGCGGTGCTGGAGGAGATGATGCATGATCTCGCCCTGCAGATTGAGAAGCAGACATCCTCTGTCGACGATGCCGCGCGAGTCTATGCATTTGGCATCGCCACTGTGCTCAATGAGGCAACCAATAATCTGAACTGGAAGCAGTTGCTGTACCGTTCGGAGGTCATCGCTGATGCCTTATATCGACGGATGGGGCCTTTCGCGATCAGAGATATTCGTCGCGCTGTCGAAGCAGGACGATTCAATACTCCTGACGCTGACCTGGTGTGGCGGCTGACTTCTCACGCGATCGTAGGGGCAAGTCTTTCCATCAATGCTGGACAGCTGGCCGGTGACGTAAAAAGGGAAATCGTTATTCGATTGCTCTGCATGAACGGCATGGGAGCCGACGAAGCGTTAGCCCTGGCGCCAGCCATATGAGTTGCCGCTGCGCCAGTGCCCTGCGGTCCTATGAAAGACCTCATCTCTGCAACTACTCTTCGGGAGAATATATGGAACTGAGGCAGCTAAAATATTTCGAGGCGCTCGCCAGCACGCTCAACTTCAGTCGCGCGGCCGAGCTCCTGCACGTCGCCCAGCCGGCACTGTCGCGCCAGGTGCAGCAGCTGGAAGTAGAACTTGGCGCACAGCTGGTCGACCGCTCGACACGGCCACTCAAGCTGACCAATGCCGGTGCTTTCTTTCACGAGCAGTCAGCGCAGGTCCTGGCGCGTTTGCAAGAGATCAAAACAGCCACCCGCAGACTCGGCGACGGCAGCAAGCGTTGGGTTGGCATTGGCTTTGCACCTTCGGTACTGTACACCTTCCTGCCCAAAGTGCTGCACCAGTTCTCGGTCGAGAATGCCCATCTCGACATCGCGCTGTCCGAATTGACCTCTGTTCAGCAAGCCGAGGCGCTCAAGGCAGGGCGAATCGATCTCGGTTTTTCTCGAGTCCCTATTCCGGACCCGGCGATCCACAACATTCTGCTGTCGGAAGAGCGATTGGTCCTGGCGGTGCCAGCGCCGAGCGCATTAGCACAAGAACAGAGCATTTCCATTAAACGCGTCGTCGACGAGGTTTTGATCCTTTACCCCATGGCCCCGCGGCCCAGCTTGGCAGACCAGATCCTGCACCAGTTCAGCGTGCGTGGAATTGAAGTCGGCCGGACCTATGAAACCAACGGATTGCAGACGGCGGTAGGTCTGGTTGCAGCCGGCGTCGGGGTCACATTCCTTCCGGAGTCGGTGCAGCGCCTGAGCCGTAGCGACGTCGCCTACATTACCCTATCCGACGCCGGCGTTACGACACCGCTGATCATGGCCACCCGCAGGGGCGATACGACCAGCCATCTGGGGGATTTCCGCACCGCGATCGACAAAGCCATCGCCTGCTGACAGCCTGCTACATCGCCCAGGGGCGGTGCAAGCAAAGGCTTGGTACGCGGCCGTCGTCCGCCGGACCAGCTTCCATGCCAGTCCGGAATAGTTGCAGACCCAATCGGCATTGGACATCACTGCTGTTAGCGGGAGAACATGTCGCACGTTGCCCCGCCTTCGCAGCGCACCTTATTGCCGACGATGTTCTGCGAAAGGCGGGCGTGTTTTTGAAGGAGGGCTTCGGCTTCCAGCCCGGGAGTCGATCAAGCAGGCGGCAATCGTCTTCTGTACCAGCCACCGTTCGCCTGCATCCGTCATCAATAACCTGCGAGGAGCATGCCATGCCAGTAGCACAAATCTTTATGATCAAGGGACGCACGGAAGAGCAGAGGAAAGCCGTCATCGAGAAGGTAACCGCTGCGATTTCCGAAGCGGTAGAAATACCCAAGGAATCGGTCCGTGTATGGATTCAGGAGGTCCCGAGTACCGACTGGGGCGTTGCCGGACAAACCGCCAAGGACTTGGGACGTTAATACCGGCACTATGCACCGGTTCGCCACCGAAAGTGTCTTCCACTGCTCGTGACGCCGAAGCGTTCTCTGGCGCTGTCGCTACATTTTCGACAACACAAGGACGCCCGCGGCGTTCACGGTCGTGCCCAGTTCCCGGCACAGCGCGGTCATCGTGGCGACGATCCGGCGCAAGCGTTCGCCGCTGGCGGGCCGCACCTGGCAATCCTCGATAAATACCGGATGCAGAAAAATACCCCGCACTGTGCTGCGGTCAAGTTCTATTTCAATCAGCAGCTGGTGGTCGTTGCTGAATGCGGGATCGACATAATAATCGTCCACCAGGTCGCCGGCGGCATACAGGATCGGGCAACCGCGATACAGCTCGATGCCCTGGAACACATGGGCGCTGTGGCCGAACAGGATCTTCCAGCCCATGTCGATGGCGCCGTGCGCCAGCCGGCGAAAGCGGGCCGAGGGCCGCCACACCATGTTCGGCCCCCAGTGCAGCGACAGGATCGGCCAGTCGACCTGTTCGCGCCGCAATGCCGCCAGCGCATCAGCCCAGGCCGCCAGCGCCGCCGCCTCGTCCGCCATATCCAGGTAGGCCATGCCGGGGCTGTCCTTGCGCGCGGCGAAATCGGCCTGGTGGTCGCAAAAGGCCGCCATGCCGAAGCGCAGGCCGGCGCGTTCGACTATCGCAGGCGTTGCGGCTTGCGCCAGCTGTTCGCCGGCGCCGGCTTGCGCAATGCCATGCTCGCGCAGCAAGCGCAAGGTATCGTGCAGGCCGGCGACGCCGTAATCGAGCACATGGTTATTGGCAAGACTCACCAGGTCCACCCCGGCGTCAGCAAGGGACGCAATGGCTTGCGGCGGCGCGCCGAAATAAAAAGCCTTGGGCGCGCCCGGCCAGATGTGCGCCGATGCGGTGATGGCGCATTCCAGGTTGACGATGGTGAGGTCAGCCGCGCGCATCAGGCCCGCCACCGGTCCCAGCGGATATTGCGGGCCATGCAGCAGGATGTATTCCTTGACGATACGGCCTAGCATGACATCGCCGCCGAACATCACGCGCATGCTTTACTTCCTGGCCGCGGCCGGCGCTATCGCAGCTTGCCCGGAACTTGCCTTGAACACCAGCACCGGCACCGCGCTGTGATGCAGCACCTTGCGGGTTTCGCTGCCCGGCAATTCCCCTTCCCCACCATGCCAGCCATGCGATGCCATGAAGATCAGGTCGCAGCGCTCCTGCTGGGCCGCCTTGACGATCGCCTGCCAGGGCTGGCTCGACTCAAGCTTGTGGTAGCTGCAGGGTACGCCTTCGGCCAGCGCGCTGTTGGCGATGAAGGCCAGGGATTCGTCGGCGAACTTGTCGAACAGCGCCCGGCGTTTTTCTTCGTAATGCGGGTCGTGATGCATCCACGCCTGCAACTGGTCAGGATGCGGCTGCGGCAGCACATGGATGCCGACCACGCTGGCACCGGTATCGCGGGCGAAGCGGATGCCGCTGGCCACGGCTTGCCGCGAGATGGCCGAACCATCGGAGGGGAGCAGGATACGTTGGTACATGGTTCATCCTTTGATGCAGATTTTCGGTTCCAGGCGGGCGACGATGTGCGCCAGCCCGGCCTGGTCGGCCGCTGCCACCACGGCGGTGACGTCCTTGTAGGCATCCGGCGCTTCCTCGGCGACGCCGCGCAGCGACGGGCTGCGGATCAGGATGCCGCGCTGCTCCAGCTCGTCGACGATGTGCCGGCCGCCAAACTGCTTGAGCGCCTGGGTACGGCTCATGCTGCGGCCGGCGCCATGGCAGGCCGAGCCGAACGCCAGGCCCATCGATTGCGGCGTACCCGCCAGCACATAGGATGCCGTACCCATGCTGCCGCCGATCAAAACCGGCTGGCCGTAGGGACGCAGATCCTCGGGGATGGCCGGATGATCCGGCCCGAAGGCGCGCGTGGCGCCCTTGCGGTGGACATACAGCTTGCGCTTGCGGCCATCGATTTCATGCTGCTCCACCTTGCAGGTGTTGTGCGAAACGTCATACAGCACGCTCAACCGGGCCGCCGGCAGCAGCTTGGCAAACACGGTACGCGTGGTATCGGTGAGGATTTGCCGGTTCGCCAGTGCGCAATTGATCGCCGCCCGCATTGCCCCAAGGTAGCGCTGGCCGAGTGCGGAATCGATCGGCGCACACGCCAGTTCGCGGTCCGGCAGCGCGATCTTGTGCTGCGGCGCCGCCACCACCATTTCGCGCAGAAATTCGGTGCCGATCTGGTGCCCCAGTCCGCGTGAACCGCAATGGATGCTGATGACGATATCGTCTTCATGCAAGCCGTAGGCGGCGGCGATATTGGCATCGAGGATCTGGCTGACCTTCTGCACTTCCAGGTAATGGTTGCCCGAACCGAGCGTGCCCATTTCATCGCGCTGGCGTTGTTTCGCTGCCTCCGATACCTGGTGCGGATCGGCATCGGCCATGCGGCCGTATTCTTCCGTGTGCAGCAAGTCCATCGGCGTGCCGTAGCCGCGTGCCACCGCCCAGCGCGCGCCATCAGTCAGCATATGGTCCATTTCCGACGGCGTCAGGCGCAAGGCGCCATGGCTGCCGACGCCGGCCGGGATATCATGGAACAGCGCTGCGGCCAGCGCCCGCTGCCTGCCATGCAGGTCGGCTTCCCGCAAGCCTGTCCTGAGCAGGCGCACGCCGCAGGAAATGTCAAAACCGACGCCGCCGGCCGAGACCACGCCCCCCTCTTCCGGGTCGAAGGCGGCCACCCCGCCGATCGGAAAGCCATAGCCCCAGTGTGCATCCGGCATGGCATACGCCGCCTTGACGATGCCGGGCAGCATGGCAACATTGGAGATCTGCTCGACCACCTTGTCATCCATGTCGCGCAGCAGCGCTTCACTGGCAAAGATGATCGCCGGAACACGCATGGCACCATGCGGCGCAATTTCCCAGACGTTTGCCGACTGGCGAATGAACCTGGCGGTATCCATCGTTTCCTCTCAACGCACCTAGACATCAACCACGCATTGGACCATCCAGTTTCCCGCGCTATCCGGCGCTGCCGCCAGTGCGGTGAAAGTCGCGCCTTTCGGCTCGACCGCCGGACGGTGGCGCACGACATCGACGAGCTCGCCCCAGGCAAGGGCTTTCAGGCCATCCGCATCGATTTCCACCTCGAAGCGGGAAAACAGCATGTTGTGGATCGCCATTTCCAGAATCAGTGCATTGATCCAGTCGACAAAAAGCACATCGTCGTCAGCGCTGGCGCAGGCAATTTCCACACCGACATCCGCGCGTACCCGGTGCGGATCGGTCACCACGGCAGTCAGTGCCAGCGCGGCTTGTGCAAAAGCCTTCGCGCGGTCCGGCCCGTAACCACGGATGCCGATATCCGAACCATGCTGGAAGTGTTCCCAACGGGGTGTGGGCGCAACAGAGGCGCTAAGGTCTTGCATCGATTCGGGGCGCAATCCGGAAATGATTTAATTTAGGCGCAGGCTTCAGTACGGCTTTGAGATTGATCAATCCGCGCCGTTCCGAGCTTGCCATTTGGCCATTACCCGATTTGCAATTGACGGGGCAATGTAAAACTTGCCCTGCAAAATTCTTTTCGGAGGCATATAATTTTTCTGGTAGGCATGACGCTAGCCGATTCAGCCGGCGCCGGCCGACGGTTTGTAGCGGTGCATGATCTGCGCCGACTCCCGCCAGCTTCCCTTATCCTTCCGAAGCTGGCCTCCCTCTTCCTCGCCCTTTTCCAGCGTTCTTCATTTCATTCCGGTGGCGGCTTCGGCCTTTTCCTGCACGCACCTGCTGTCGATTTGGTGAATCCCGTTTTGGGATGCGGAATCTACATATCGAGCAGTACTGAACCATCCGGTCCCCAATTCACTTTGGTAATGCCAGGATGCTCTTCTTCGAGGCGTCGCAATTCCATTTCCTGTTTGCTTAATTTCCCTAACTGTACCCTGCTCAAATCGGCAAGCCGCAGATTTTCCATCAAAAGATGGCGGTACGACAGCGCCTGTGCCACGGTAGCGCGCAACTCATAGTCATTCCATGGCTTGGCGATGAAACGGAAGATTTGCGCTTCATTGATGGCACCGACCAAGCCATCCCGGTCTGCATAAGCACTGAGAATCAGCCGCATGGCGGTCGGCTGGACCTGTCTTAGCCTGACCAGGAATTCGACCCCATTCATTTCCGGCATCCGGTAATCGGTCATCACAAGGTCGAACGGCATGTAGTCCGCCCGCTGCAGCGCTTCCACCGGCGAGGTGAACAACTGGATTTCCAGCGAATGGCCTTCAATTTCATTTTCAGGCATGCCATGCAGCACGCGGCGAAGCGCCTGGAGAATATTGGCTTCGTCATCAACCAGCATGATGCGGTATTGCATTTTTTATCGCCCCCCTTTTTGCATAGATATAAATGCCAATCGGTTGTCCGTCGGCGCGTTCGAAGGACTGGATTTTTTCGATGAAGCGCTGGTCCAGTACATAATCCTTTGATAGAAGCAGCATGCCATCCTTCGTGACGAGATCGCGCGACAAGGCCATCCCTTCCATTAACTGGCTTGCCCTGACCTGGATTTCCGCCTTGCTTGCTGTCTTGGCGGGAACGCCTGCCACCTGGATCAATAGATCCACCACCGCCGGGTCATAGCGTTTTCCCTTGCCTTCAATAATCATTTGCAGGGCATCGTTAAGGCTCAAACGTCTGTCGGCCAGCGTGCCGATCTGCGCCGCATCGAAATCATTGGCAACCGCCAGGATGCGCGCACCGGCAGGAATCTGTGCGCCGGCCAAACCGTCCGGATAACCCAATCCGTCGAAGCGCTCGTGGTGGTTCCTGATCAATTTTGCGGCATCATGCAGCTGTTCGAGCGCCATCAGGCTTGCCTCGCCCTTGACGGCATGCTTGCCATGCTCGACCCTTTCATCGGCCGACAGCTTTGACCAGGGACGCGCCAGCAGCTTGTCGCTGAGCCCGATTTTGCCGATGTCGTGCAACAGCCCGGCCAGGAATACGTCCTGCACTTCAGATTCGGTCAGATTCATTTTCTGCGCGATCATGCGCGCCAGGTCGGCCACCCGCTTGGCGTGCCCAGCCAGGCCGGGCTCGCGCATTTCAATCAGATTCGAAAACACCCGCACAGAAGTCAGGAAACCTTTTTTCAGCTTGCCGAGCACATCCTCCAGGGAGGCGACGACTTGCCTGAGTTGCTCCGTTCGAATCCGGACTTTTTCCTCCAGGCTGGCGTTCAGCTCCCTCAGCTTGTCGTTTTGCCGCCGTGTCAAGGCTTGCAGGCGCCGGGTTTCACGCTCCAGCTTCTGGCGCTCCAGCGCATGGCGAACACACAGCAGGATATCGTTTTCTTCCCATGGCTTGGCGACGTAGCGGTAAATCCTGCCCTTGTTGATCGCTTCGACGACCGCGCCGATATCAGCATGCCCCGTCAGGAGAATCCGTACCGTATCCGGCGACATCTCGACTACCTGCTCCAGGAACTGGGCGCCGTTCATATGCGGCATGCGCATGTCGGATATGACCAGGTCAACTCGTTCTTTTTCGAGAATGGCAAGACCTTCCGCGCCGCTTTCCGCCGTCAGGACGCGGTATCCCGATGGCCGGAACAACCGGCGCAGCGAGGAAAGAATATTGGGTTCGTCGTCGACGAACAGCAGCGTGCCGGACAGGCCGTTTTCACCTTCAAGCGAGGGGGCTTCATCATCCAGCTGGTTGGGTTCGATTGTCATGCTAAGTACTTGGGCCGTATTGGAAAAAATTGCATAAAGACGGATTTTCTGCGCAGCCTCCATCCTCTTCGACATGCCGGATGGGTAAGGTGATGCGGAAGGTAGTCCCCACGCCTAACGCACTTTCAACGTCAATATGGCCCCGATGCTTCTGCACGATCCCATACGTCAGCGACAAGCCAAGACCCGTGCCGGCGCCGATTGGCTTGGTTGTGAAAAACGGATCGAAGATGCGTGACTGAACGTCTTTCGGAATGCCTGTGCCGTTATCCGTTATGGCAATCCATACATTCTGGCCTTCGGTTCCAGTGCTGATGATGATTTTTCCTCGTTCAGGACCTATCGCATGCGCGGCATTAACCACGATATTCATGATGACCTGGTTGATCTGCGAAGGCAGGCATTCGACTTCCGGAATGTCGCCATATTTTTTGACAATGTCAGCCTTGTATTTCACTTCATTGCCGACAATATTCAAAGTCGAGTCAATGCCGCGATGCAGGTCCGCCCATTGCCACTCCTGGTGCGCATCCACTCTGGAAAAATCCTTCAGATCCTGCACAATTTTCCGCACACACACAATGCCTTCCTTGGACTCGCTCATCAGAACCGGTATGTCTAGCTTGAGATAATCCAGCTCAATGCGCTCGCGCACAGCGCTGACTCTCTTCAGCATATCGGGGGAGCTGATACTGGCTTCGGCATCCTCGTATGCTTTGAGCATCTCAAGCAGGTTGGCGATATAGCCTTCCAAAGTGCCAAAGTTGGAAAAGATATAGCCGATCGGATTGTTGATCTCATGTGCCACCCCTGCCGCCAGCTGTCCAATCGAGGCAAGTTTTTCCGATTGAACCAGTTGTTCCTTCGCCAGGGATAGCTTGGCATTGAGTTCGGTCAGTTCAGCATTGCGCCGCATGAGCTCGGCTTCTGTTGATTCACGTTTCCGGATGTCTTCTTCAAGACGACCATTCGCCTGCGCTAGCTGCGAAGTGCGCTTTGCGACCAATTCTTCCAGCTGATCGACGCGGTTTTCGTCGAACACATCGTCCTGCGGTGGTGTTGGTGGCTGTGTTTTCATTTATTTCAGCATTTTAAAAAGGCAAACATACGGCTGCGTTATTGGAGCAAAATTTGACACGCATCCTCAAATTTCGACTCGGTTTCGCGAAACACGGATCGCATCGCTGCGGCCCCGATATTCAGGCTATTCCATACGCGCTCATCAATGACGGGAACGAGCGCAGTATCTGCCCCATCAAGATCCAGCGCATAGACGATCGCATTTGCGACATGAATTACGCTCGGAATATCGTTCAAGTCCTGGTTTTCCGGAGCATGGTGATTCGCGATGGATTTCTGTATCACCAGCGGAAATTTCCAATATTCCGCCAGCGCACGTCCGACGACGGTATGATCCAGCCCCAGCACCGCACGCTCCGCCTCAATGCGATCGCAGTCATGCCGGTCCCGATATGACATCACCTTTGAGTATTGCTCCGGAAAGCGGGTTACCAGTACCAGCACGCCAATATCATGCAGCAAGCCGGAGATGAAGGCATAGTCCTGATTGAGATTCAGCGCACGGGCCAGCTCCTTGGCGCACAATGCCGTACCGATGGCATGACGCCAGAAATTGGTGAAATCAAAGCTTGGGTGCTGCTCCTCGGAAAAATTTCCTATCACGCCCGCTGCGGTAATCAGCGTTCTGACGCTATCAAACCCCAGGACCGTGATCGCTTGCTGAATGGTGGTAACTTTGCGCTGCAAGCCGTAAAAGGATGAATTCGCAAGCCGCAATGTCTTAGCGGACAAGGCCTGGTCCTGTGAAACTTTATAGGCCATTGCGCCGATACTGATATCGCTCTGCTCAAAGCTGTTGAGCAATTCGACGACAATGATTGGCAGTGACGGGAGGTCGCGTATGCCTTTTACGATATCAGCGAGTACAAGTTTGCTCATTTCATTTCACCCAATTTGTACTCGGCTATGCGTTGCAATAAAACGCCGCATGCAGGGCTGGTGCTACACTTTCTGAACAAGATCGCGAGACGTTGTTGCACCCGCTCTCTTTCCGCCTGCAGGTCGGCTTCGGAAATGTCATCGTTGATCACATATGCCATATCAATACCACGCCGCCGCAAGGACGTGATCATGCCATCAGTCAAGACTGTTGCATCTGGCAAGAGGACGCCACCGCGTCCATCAAGCACGGCTCCCCATAAAGTCATTCCAGCAACGGCGTCGTTCAAATCTATCTGCTTGTATTTATTCATTGCCGCGCTCCTTCGCTCTGCGCAGGAAAATTTTCGTCATTTATCGTTAAATTCCGCCGAGGGCACCAAGCAACCTACTAGGAAGGCGTCAACATGATCAGCCTTCCGCGAGACTGACTGTCATTACCCATGCTGCGGGACGTGATCTCGAACCACGTTCCCTTCAATTCCATGCGACACATCTCGCCTTCTCCGATTTCTCTTATTCTATGAAACAGCTCCGGCATGAGTTGAATGGCTTCGCTGCCGAGTATCGGCCCTACATCATTAAAGAGAGTCTGGGCTGCAATGTTAACGAAGGCGACGATGTCATCATCGTCCAGACCGATTACCGACTGCGGCACGTGCTGCAGCGCCTCGCGTACAATATCAAGGCTGACTTTGCTGCGTTTTATTTGCTGCTGCTTTTGCCTGAGCAAATCCTCTAGCTGTCTATTTGCCTTAGCCAACTCCTGATTCGCGGCTCGGACCTCCAGACCGAGGCGCCGGTTTTCATCCGCCATTTCCTTATGCTGGAAGGCTTTTGCGACATGTTCGCGCAATTGCAGGTCATCCCAGGGCTTGGTAAAAAACTTGTAAATCGCTCCTTCATTAACAGCATCAGTTACCGATTGTAATTCCGTGAAGCCGG
This window harbors:
- a CDS encoding bifunctional 3-(3-hydroxy-phenyl)propionate/3-hydroxycinnamic acid hydroxylase; the encoded protein is MNYADSFDTDVAIVGGGPVGTLLAILLGQKGKRVTLVERWPQAYCRPRAVTFDHEIARILASLGIDSEKDPAITYHDELYYWKNVQGETLQIVDWQSKSASGWRVRYWFNQPDLEARLTSIVDTIPNVTQIRGWEGVGLAQDDEGVTLSLRRTPMEGQSAGGEASTLRAKFAVGADGANSFVRQSLGIENQDNGYFFDWLILDMIPAEKYDAQPAQWQLCDPKRPTTIVPGGPGRRRWEFMVLPGESADEIQTPERAWALLEPWGMTPENAELERSAVYRFQARWAKNWNKGRCAIAGDAAHLMPPFAGEGMCAGVRDAVALGWRLNAILEGKLEADVLDSYTTERLEHAKHYIEFSQDLGKIICIVDEHEAAERDARMKADLAARNNEPVPTDICHLGPGVWCPDTPHAGELSTQGVVEVNGKRDRFDQVCGHGWIVIGMNADPAKVLTPEQLEQLAFLDGRTTQIGTPGTSCDAVDVEGTYASWLDSIDARYVIVRPDFYVAATASDAESLRCRFDEVMAKLHVRVAAIA
- a CDS encoding TetR/AcrR family transcriptional regulator encodes the protein MIVITESGVLMSSSGTEIEVEGRVARRRRRNREALISAACTVMAEKGIDAATMLEIAQLADVGAGTVYNYFKSKDELAIAVLEEMMHDLALQIEKQTSSVDDAARVYAFGIATVLNEATNNLNWKQLLYRSEVIADALYRRMGPFAIRDIRRAVEAGRFNTPDADLVWRLTSHAIVGASLSINAGQLAGDVKREIVIRLLCMNGMGADEALALAPAI
- a CDS encoding LysR family transcriptional regulator, with the protein product MELRQLKYFEALASTLNFSRAAELLHVAQPALSRQVQQLEVELGAQLVDRSTRPLKLTNAGAFFHEQSAQVLARLQEIKTATRRLGDGSKRWVGIGFAPSVLYTFLPKVLHQFSVENAHLDIALSELTSVQQAEALKAGRIDLGFSRVPIPDPAIHNILLSEERLVLAVPAPSALAQEQSISIKRVVDEVLILYPMAPRPSLADQILHQFSVRGIEVGRTYETNGLQTAVGLVAAGVGVTFLPESVQRLSRSDVAYITLSDAGVTTPLIMATRRGDTTSHLGDFRTAIDKAIAC
- a CDS encoding 2-hydroxymuconate tautomerase, encoding MPVAQIFMIKGRTEEQRKAVIEKVTAAISEAVEIPKESVRVWIQEVPSTDWGVAGQTAKDLGR
- a CDS encoding CapA family protein; protein product: MRVMFGGDVMLGRIVKEYILLHGPQYPLGPVAGLMRAADLTIVNLECAITASAHIWPGAPKAFYFGAPPQAIASLADAGVDLVSLANNHVLDYGVAGLHDTLRLLREHGIAQAGAGEQLAQAATPAIVERAGLRFGMAAFCDHQADFAARKDSPGMAYLDMADEAAALAAWADALAALRREQVDWPILSLHWGPNMVWRPSARFRRLAHGAIDMGWKILFGHSAHVFQGIELYRGCPILYAAGDLVDDYYVDPAFSNDHQLLIEIELDRSTVRGIFLHPVFIEDCQVRPASGERLRRIVATMTALCRELGTTVNAAGVLVLSKM
- a CDS encoding universal stress protein, which encodes MYQRILLPSDGSAISRQAVASGIRFARDTGASVVGIHVLPQPHPDQLQAWMHHDPHYEEKRRALFDKFADESLAFIANSALAEGVPCSYHKLESSQPWQAIVKAAQQERCDLIFMASHGWHGGEGELPGSETRKVLHHSAVPVLVFKASSGQAAIAPAAARK
- a CDS encoding RtcB family protein, which gives rise to MDTARFIRQSANVWEIAPHGAMRVPAIIFASEALLRDMDDKVVEQISNVAMLPGIVKAAYAMPDAHWGYGFPIGGVAAFDPEEGGVVSAGGVGFDISCGVRLLRTGLREADLHGRQRALAAALFHDIPAGVGSHGALRLTPSEMDHMLTDGARWAVARGYGTPMDLLHTEEYGRMADADPHQVSEAAKQRQRDEMGTLGSGNHYLEVQKVSQILDANIAAAYGLHEDDIVISIHCGSRGLGHQIGTEFLREMVVAAPQHKIALPDRELACAPIDSALGQRYLGAMRAAINCALANRQILTDTTRTVFAKLLPAARLSVLYDVSHNTCKVEQHEIDGRKRKLYVHRKGATRAFGPDHPAIPEDLRPYGQPVLIGGSMGTASYVLAGTPQSMGLAFGSACHGAGRSMSRTQALKQFGGRHIVDELEQRGILIRSPSLRGVAEEAPDAYKDVTAVVAAADQAGLAHIVARLEPKICIKG
- a CDS encoding archease; amino-acid sequence: MQDLSASVAPTPRWEHFQHGSDIGIRGYGPDRAKAFAQAALALTAVVTDPHRVRADVGVEIACASADDDVLFVDWINALILEMAIHNMLFSRFEVEIDADGLKALAWGELVDVVRHRPAVEPKGATFTALAAAPDSAGNWMVQCVVDV
- a CDS encoding response regulator, with translation MQYRIMLVDDEANILQALRRVLHGMPENEIEGHSLEIQLFTSPVEALQRADYMPFDLVMTDYRMPEMNGVEFLVRLRQVQPTAMRLILSAYADRDGLVGAINEAQIFRFIAKPWNDYELRATVAQALSYRHLLMENLRLADLSRVQLGKLSKQEMELRRLEEEHPGITKVNWGPDGSVLLDM
- a CDS encoding HD domain-containing phosphohydrolase translates to MTIEPNQLDDEAPSLEGENGLSGTLLFVDDEPNILSSLRRLFRPSGYRVLTAESGAEGLAILEKERVDLVISDMRMPHMNGAQFLEQVVEMSPDTVRILLTGHADIGAVVEAINKGRIYRYVAKPWEENDILLCVRHALERQKLERETRRLQALTRRQNDKLRELNASLEEKVRIRTEQLRQVVASLEDVLGKLKKGFLTSVRVFSNLIEMREPGLAGHAKRVADLARMIAQKMNLTESEVQDVFLAGLLHDIGKIGLSDKLLARPWSKLSADERVEHGKHAVKGEASLMALEQLHDAAKLIRNHHERFDGLGYPDGLAGAQIPAGARILAVANDFDAAQIGTLADRRLSLNDALQMIIEGKGKRYDPAVVDLLIQVAGVPAKTASKAEIQVRASQLMEGMALSRDLVTKDGMLLLSKDYVLDQRFIEKIQSFERADGQPIGIYIYAKRGAIKNAIPHHAG
- a CDS encoding ATP-binding protein; translation: MKTQPPTPPQDDVFDENRVDQLEELVAKRTSQLAQANGRLEEDIRKRESTEAELMRRNAELTELNAKLSLAKEQLVQSEKLASIGQLAAGVAHEINNPIGYIFSNFGTLEGYIANLLEMLKAYEDAEASISSPDMLKRVSAVRERIELDYLKLDIPVLMSESKEGIVCVRKIVQDLKDFSRVDAHQEWQWADLHRGIDSTLNIVGNEVKYKADIVKKYGDIPEVECLPSQINQVIMNIVVNAAHAIGPERGKIIISTGTEGQNVWIAITDNGTGIPKDVQSRIFDPFFTTKPIGAGTGLGLSLTYGIVQKHRGHIDVESALGVGTTFRITLPIRHVEEDGGCAENPSLCNFFQYGPST